A stretch of DNA from Bacillus solimangrovi:
ATTTATTTACAACAATTCTTTGAAAAAGACAAATGTGAACAAGGTTTTTCGAATATGAGGATGCGTGGTATTATTAGGACAGGTTAGAATGTACAATATAAGAGGATGAGATCAATGGAAATAAGACTACCAATCTATGAAGCACTTGTTAATCATATTAATCACAACCCAACCTCTTTACATGTTCCTGGTCATAAGTATGGAAGTTTATTTGTTGAAGATGCATTAGAAACATTTGAAAAAATATTATCTATAGATGCTACGGAAATCACTGGTTTAGATGATCTTCATGCTCCTAGTGGAGTGATCAAAGAGGCAGAGATACTCACAGCTCAGTTGTATGGAGTGAAGAGAAGTTTTTTACTTGTAGGTGGAACGACTTCTGGTAATTTAGCTATGATATTATCTACGTGTGAAGCAGGTGACCTTGTTTTTGTGCAAAGAAATTGTCATAAATCAATTCTCCATGCCTTACAATTGGCGAGAGTTGAACCAGTTTTTTTATATCCCGAAATTGATGAGTCAACACAAACGCCGATAGGAGTCTCTTTCGAAACGTTTAAGAGCGCAATAAAACAATATCCAGATGCAAAGGCTGTTATCTTAACTTATCCTAATTATTATGGACAAGCATTGAATATTGAACGTCTGATTGATTGTGCACATGCTCATAATATGAGGGTACTTGTAGATGAAGCACATGGTGCTCATTTTATAGTTGGTTCTCCTTTTCCTCCATCTGCATTAAGTATGGGGGCTGATATTGTCGTTCAGTCTGCACATAAGACGTTACCTGCGATGACTATGGGTTCTTTTTTGCATGTTAATAGTAAACGTGTGGACGATAAGAAGCTTTCTTTTTATTTGCAAGTTTTCCAATCGAGTAGTCCTTCATATCCAATAATGGCATCTTTAGATATCGCGAGAGTATATTTACAAACATTCATTGAAAAAGATGATAAAAGCAACGTTCTCTCACAATTATCTGATTTTCAACAAAAAATATTTGTTATGGGATTGGAACCTGTACAGTCAACAGATAAGTTAATAACTCAAGATCCACTAAAATTAATATTACAAGCTTCATGTAATGGCTATGAATTACAACATGCACTAGAACGTGAACAGGTATATGTAGAATTAGCTGATCCGCTTAATGTCCTTTGCATCTTTCCACTAGGCAACATACCTCAAAAAGAGGAGCTGTTATTACGTTTTCAACGTGCAATGTCATCACTAACAAATAAAAAAAATGTTAAAGTAAATGAAGTGTCAAAACCTATATCCAATCCCTTTGTTAAATTAAGCTATTCATACGAAGAAATGAATAATAAAAATAAAAAGCGTGTCCCATTATCTCAAGCTAGCGGATATATTGCTGCACAGGAGGTTATTCCGTATCCACCGGGTGTGGCTCTTGTTATGAGTGGTGAGAAAATAACAGATGAGCAAATTACTCAATGTTTTGAGTTGAAAATTTTAGGTGCACGTTTTCAAAATGAAGAAACGATATGGAACGATGGCATATTAGTAATAGATGAGTAGGAAAAAACCGAAGTAAAAAAGGTTTTTCATTGGAGGAGAAGCAAATGAAGGGTACTTTTATTACATTTGAAGGAGGAGAAGGAGCTGGGAAGACAACAGTTCTTACTCACGTTGCAGAGAAACTTAAAAATAAAGGGTATCCAATTATTGTAACTAGAGAGCCTGGTGGAATAGAAATTGCAGAAAAGATTCGTGAGGTAATTTTAAATCGTAATCATACGAAGATGGATCCAAGAACTGAAGCTCTCTTATATGCTGCAGCAAGGAGACAACATTTGGTCGAAAAAGTTAAACCGGATTTGGAAAAAGGTTTAATTGTATTATGTGATCGCTTCATTGACAGCAGCTTAGTGTATCAGGGTTATGCACGGGGGTTAGGAGTAGAAGAGGTATTTGAAATTAATCAATTTGCAATCGAAGCTATGATGCCAAATCTTACTATCTTTTTAGATGTTCCCCCAAAAGTAGGTTTAGAGCGAATAAATAAAGAGAAAAGCCGAGAAATAAACCGTTTAGATTTAGAAGAGTTATCTTTCCATGAAAAAGTTCGTGAAGGTTATTTATTAATTAGAGAAAAATTTTCAGATAGAATTTCAACAATAGACGCCACCCAAAGCTTAGATGATATTATTAAGGAAGTAGAACTTCAAATTGAGAACTATTTAGTATTAAATAAGTGAGTGATATAAATGCATACATGGAATGAATACAAGACCTTCCAACCCATTGTGGTACAGATGCTTACAAATGCAATAAAGAAGGATCGAATTGCTCATGCTTATTTATTTGAAGGTGGGAGAGGTACGGGAAAGAAGGAAATGAGCCTTCAGTTAGCGAAAAGTTTAATGTGTGAGAATTGTTATGATACAGAGCCATGTGGAACGTGTCGTAATTGTCAGCGCATTTCATCAGGCAATCATCCAGATGTTCACGTTTTAACACCAGAGGGTCAGTCACTCAAGAAAGAGCAGATCTTATTTCTACAACAAGAATTTTCTAAAACAGGTGTTGAATCGAATAAAAAGATATATATACTAGAGCATGCCGATCGAATGACGATTCAAGCAGCAAATAGTTTGTTAAAATTTTTAGAAGAACCAAGTTCGGATACGACCGCTATTCTCTTAACAGAACAAGCTCATCGCATGCTTGATACCATTTTGTCACGCTGTCAAAAGTTATCATTCAAACCACTA
This window harbors:
- a CDS encoding aminotransferase class I/II-fold pyridoxal phosphate-dependent enzyme codes for the protein MEIRLPIYEALVNHINHNPTSLHVPGHKYGSLFVEDALETFEKILSIDATEITGLDDLHAPSGVIKEAEILTAQLYGVKRSFLLVGGTTSGNLAMILSTCEAGDLVFVQRNCHKSILHALQLARVEPVFLYPEIDESTQTPIGVSFETFKSAIKQYPDAKAVILTYPNYYGQALNIERLIDCAHAHNMRVLVDEAHGAHFIVGSPFPPSALSMGADIVVQSAHKTLPAMTMGSFLHVNSKRVDDKKLSFYLQVFQSSSPSYPIMASLDIARVYLQTFIEKDDKSNVLSQLSDFQQKIFVMGLEPVQSTDKLITQDPLKLILQASCNGYELQHALEREQVYVELADPLNVLCIFPLGNIPQKEELLLRFQRAMSSLTNKKNVKVNEVSKPISNPFVKLSYSYEEMNNKNKKRVPLSQASGYIAAQEVIPYPPGVALVMSGEKITDEQITQCFELKILGARFQNEETIWNDGILVIDE
- the tmk gene encoding dTMP kinase, translating into MKGTFITFEGGEGAGKTTVLTHVAEKLKNKGYPIIVTREPGGIEIAEKIREVILNRNHTKMDPRTEALLYAAARRQHLVEKVKPDLEKGLIVLCDRFIDSSLVYQGYARGLGVEEVFEINQFAIEAMMPNLTIFLDVPPKVGLERINKEKSREINRLDLEELSFHEKVREGYLLIREKFSDRISTIDATQSLDDIIKEVELQIENYLVLNK
- the holB gene encoding DNA polymerase III subunit delta': MHTWNEYKTFQPIVVQMLTNAIKKDRIAHAYLFEGGRGTGKKEMSLQLAKSLMCENCYDTEPCGTCRNCQRISSGNHPDVHVLTPEGQSLKKEQILFLQQEFSKTGVESNKKIYILEHADRMTIQAANSLLKFLEEPSSDTTAILLTEQAHRMLDTILSRCQKLSFKPLPSELLIEKLVKQDVPLKLAKTVANITNNLTEALSLLENDWFAQARKLVIQLTEALNQRSEFTLIWIHNHWVKFFQDRVQLNLGLDLLLLWYKDLLYMQAGEEEKIVYIDQQEMIKQEALRVSQQTVAQQLTAILMAKKRIHSNMNAQLLMEQLVLRLQEG